One segment of Anatilimnocola aggregata DNA contains the following:
- a CDS encoding class I SAM-dependent methyltransferase, protein MSSSQNLPLVEPAEYAERVLAASELPDVAREASSLLQECRARSLISDWEGCPKVDDFARLIVATSRVLPAGGSIETGVYQGGTAGPLLCVAAAESFHVSIDPYGLPSQSYVVQDYGNWPVVRHTLTKLTQLAEERQINFCHYLMDSATFVRADLLTHPGRFRIVHLDGDHSQEAVEMELRYFRRRLTGPALFIMDDHDEHFPGVEAALQTTGQGMVRVLHRRYDFPNYGIAGFSAWIHPGISKS, encoded by the coding sequence ATGTCGTCTTCGCAAAATCTACCTTTGGTTGAGCCCGCCGAATATGCGGAGCGAGTTCTCGCCGCCAGTGAACTGCCAGACGTCGCGCGCGAGGCCAGTTCGTTGTTGCAGGAATGCCGCGCGCGAAGTTTGATTTCAGATTGGGAAGGTTGCCCGAAAGTAGACGACTTCGCTCGCTTGATCGTGGCAACCTCCCGCGTACTTCCGGCTGGCGGTTCGATTGAGACCGGCGTCTATCAGGGTGGAACGGCCGGGCCACTTCTGTGCGTGGCTGCTGCCGAAAGTTTTCACGTCTCGATTGATCCCTACGGACTTCCCTCGCAGTCCTACGTGGTACAGGACTACGGCAACTGGCCTGTTGTCCGCCACACGCTGACAAAGCTTACGCAACTGGCGGAAGAGAGGCAGATCAATTTTTGCCATTACCTGATGGACTCGGCGACGTTTGTGCGGGCCGATTTGCTCACGCACCCCGGGCGATTTCGCATCGTGCATCTCGATGGCGACCATTCTCAGGAAGCAGTCGAAATGGAACTGCGCTACTTTCGCCGACGCCTAACGGGGCCGGCGCTGTTCATCATGGACGACCACGATGAGCACTTTCCGGGCGTGGAAGCGGCCCTGCAAACGACCGGCCAGGGAATGGTCCGCGTGCTGCACCGGCGCTACGACTTTCCCAACTACGGCATCGCGGGATTCTCGGCCTGGATTCACCCTGGAATCAGCAAGTCGTGA
- a CDS encoding c-type cytochrome yields the protein MRLILLCSLLIASCGLVNLSPSVTLAAEPPHWIWSSVDQPDKPVFTRRLHLTSPFQTAQLQFAADFCQATVEINGQAVLSVAPYCQTQSLDVTRWLQRGENELVIRALPVEGPSAVALSLAVQQQNETTYLITDKEWQATDLGAVLPELWGTGRRSIALSPFENYEQWQQAKTDSPHKAAPKFWTVPGFEIQELRAARPDEGSWISCVFDSQGKLLISREDQGLLRMTLAADRQSIANVEPIPSTLKEIRGLVRVGDDLVANANNSKGMYRFQIAADETVQAETELRQFPGNVGHGRNDLVVATLDGKQVIYSIQGDSVDVPRENIRDYTSPLTESKRKEQKREGFLLRTAPPGKNWELLSAGLRNPYGIDLDQKGEPFTFDADNEFDMGMPWYRPTRILHLLTGGDHGYRESTGKFPPRFHDQPDHTPPVIDIGRSSPTSVMFGYQLKFPQPYRQALFALDWTYGRVIVVHLAPRGATWRAATELFLQGRPLNVTDVTAGSDGDMYLITGGRKTQSALYRVRFVGKQANAAIELGAHEEEARKFSHEQRQKFASLLHPDKASPAGAPRDVVAPPEMASADPLVRQAARLAYETHYFDPNGKPIRTPETLPDLLAAARTRRPDDVPRILERVKLWKWQESDLSSQFIWVRIVQLCHETSPDAVESRKVDLLSPLLVLCRELEASTTKEVAPEGTSDELRRRVALLMGELGSKSLPAFAARTLLNSSVQEDQLAGLLALRNAREGWTPETRRSELVALNNVSRMVGGAGLPPFEKWLRPQILATLSEEENKAFADLLEPQPVTVEPLPPPRKHLQKWTLPELVSVYEDDASLGDAKLGAVIFRDALCVRCHRVGLRGAAVGPELTQVSRRFSRRDMLESILSPNLSVAENYRMETILTEDGKVHSGRVVAEGDYRSEKLVLNTDPLRPELIIEIDKKQITDHRATQTSPMPSGLLDSFTRDEIRHLLAYLLAGQ from the coding sequence ATGCGTTTGATTCTGCTTTGTTCACTGCTGATAGCAAGTTGCGGGCTGGTAAACCTCAGTCCGAGTGTAACGCTGGCAGCCGAACCGCCGCACTGGATCTGGTCATCTGTTGATCAGCCAGACAAGCCTGTTTTCACACGTCGCCTGCACCTCACCAGTCCGTTTCAGACAGCCCAGCTCCAATTCGCTGCCGACTTTTGCCAGGCCACGGTCGAAATCAATGGCCAGGCGGTTCTGAGCGTCGCACCTTACTGCCAAACGCAATCGCTCGACGTTACGCGCTGGCTCCAGCGCGGCGAAAACGAACTTGTCATTCGCGCCCTGCCTGTCGAAGGCCCGTCAGCAGTCGCGCTATCGCTGGCGGTGCAGCAGCAGAACGAGACAACCTACCTCATTACCGACAAAGAGTGGCAAGCGACTGACCTGGGTGCTGTGTTGCCCGAATTGTGGGGAACGGGCCGCCGCAGCATCGCGCTCTCGCCATTCGAAAACTACGAACAGTGGCAACAAGCGAAGACCGATTCTCCCCACAAAGCGGCTCCCAAATTCTGGACGGTGCCGGGCTTCGAAATTCAGGAACTGCGCGCTGCCAGGCCGGACGAAGGCTCCTGGATCAGCTGCGTTTTCGACTCGCAGGGCAAGTTGCTCATTTCTCGCGAGGATCAAGGACTGTTGCGAATGACGCTGGCCGCTGATCGCCAGTCGATTGCCAACGTAGAGCCCATCCCTTCGACGCTGAAAGAAATTCGCGGACTGGTCCGCGTGGGCGATGACTTGGTTGCCAATGCCAACAACTCCAAAGGAATGTATCGCTTTCAAATCGCCGCTGATGAGACGGTGCAAGCGGAGACCGAACTGCGGCAATTTCCCGGCAACGTTGGCCACGGACGAAACGACCTGGTGGTTGCAACGTTGGACGGCAAGCAAGTCATCTATTCCATCCAAGGGGACTCGGTCGATGTGCCGCGCGAGAACATTCGCGACTACACCTCTCCCCTGACAGAATCGAAGCGGAAAGAACAAAAGCGCGAAGGATTCTTATTGCGCACCGCTCCGCCCGGCAAGAATTGGGAACTACTCTCCGCGGGCCTGCGCAATCCGTATGGCATCGACCTGGATCAAAAGGGTGAACCTTTTACGTTTGATGCCGACAACGAGTTCGACATGGGTATGCCCTGGTATCGTCCCACGCGCATCTTGCATTTGCTTACTGGGGGCGATCATGGCTACCGCGAATCGACCGGCAAGTTTCCGCCGCGCTTTCACGATCAGCCCGACCATACGCCGCCGGTCATCGATATTGGCCGCAGCTCACCGACCTCGGTCATGTTCGGCTATCAGCTGAAGTTTCCGCAGCCGTATCGTCAAGCGCTCTTCGCGCTCGACTGGACTTACGGCCGTGTGATCGTCGTGCATCTCGCCCCGCGCGGTGCAACTTGGCGCGCCGCGACCGAGCTCTTTTTGCAAGGGCGACCACTCAACGTCACCGATGTCACTGCGGGATCTGATGGCGATATGTACCTGATCACTGGCGGCCGCAAGACGCAGTCGGCCCTTTATCGAGTGCGGTTTGTTGGCAAGCAAGCGAATGCGGCGATCGAATTGGGTGCGCACGAAGAGGAAGCGAGAAAGTTCTCGCACGAGCAGCGCCAGAAGTTCGCTTCGCTACTGCATCCCGACAAGGCCTCGCCAGCGGGAGCGCCGCGCGACGTCGTCGCTCCGCCGGAAATGGCGAGTGCCGATCCCCTCGTCCGCCAGGCTGCTCGTCTGGCTTATGAAACACACTATTTTGACCCCAACGGCAAACCTATTCGAACGCCGGAGACTCTGCCCGATTTGCTCGCCGCCGCCCGCACAAGACGGCCGGATGACGTGCCGAGAATTCTCGAACGTGTGAAACTCTGGAAGTGGCAGGAGAGCGATCTCTCGTCGCAATTTATCTGGGTGCGGATCGTACAACTCTGCCACGAGACCAGCCCGGACGCAGTCGAATCTCGCAAAGTCGATCTACTCAGTCCGCTGCTTGTTCTCTGCCGGGAACTTGAGGCTTCAACCACCAAGGAGGTGGCTCCCGAAGGAACCAGCGACGAACTGCGCCGCCGCGTGGCACTCTTGATGGGGGAACTGGGGTCCAAGTCACTGCCCGCCTTCGCTGCCCGCACCTTACTCAACAGCAGCGTGCAGGAGGACCAACTGGCCGGCTTGCTAGCGCTGCGCAACGCGCGCGAGGGATGGACGCCGGAGACGCGGCGCAGCGAACTGGTCGCATTGAACAACGTCTCGCGGATGGTCGGCGGCGCAGGCTTACCTCCGTTCGAGAAATGGCTCCGGCCGCAGATTCTCGCCACCCTCAGCGAGGAAGAGAATAAGGCCTTTGCCGACTTGCTGGAGCCACAGCCCGTTACGGTGGAGCCTTTGCCACCACCGCGCAAGCATCTGCAGAAATGGACCCTGCCGGAACTAGTGAGTGTTTACGAAGACGATGCTTCGCTGGGAGATGCCAAGCTGGGCGCAGTGATTTTTCGCGATGCTCTCTGCGTTCGTTGCCATCGCGTTGGCCTGCGCGGTGCTGCCGTGGGCCCCGAGCTAACGCAAGTCAGCCGGCGATTCAGTCGCCGCGATATGCTCGAGTCGATTCTGTCGCCGAATCTCTCGGTGGCCGAGAACTATCGCATGGAAACCATTCTCACCGAAGATGGCAAGGTGCACAGCGGTCGTGTGGTTGCAGAAGGTGACTACCGCTCCGAGAAGCTGGTACTCAATACCGATCCGTTGCGGCCCGAGTTAATCATCGAGATCGACAAAAAGCAAATCACCGATCATCGTGCTACGCAAACCTCTCCCATGCCCAGCGGACTGCTCGACAGCTTTACCCGCGATGAGATTCGCCACCTGCTCGCATACTTGTTGGCTGGGCAATAG
- a CDS encoding arylsulfatase encodes MRTSFLLLTLVWFVAAAAAAEPSPNIILVLADDLGWSDIGCYGGEMETPHIDSLARAGLRFTQFYNNAICGPTRASLLTGLYCQQLGHRGDRWNEPMDFNKCLTLGEVLQQADYQTMMVGKWQSLDSPLDRGFDRFFGPMCQAKISYFHEVQGNPYYLDRQRVELPKDFYLTEALNDHADIFLDEALAKDKPFFLYVAHLAPHWPLHARKAEVARFRERYRKLGWDQVRAQRFEAQQRAGLVPAGWNLAARLPGIRDWETEPLPDWQAERMAVYAAQVAGIDRGVGRILQKLKAAGKEDNTLVMFLSDNGAAPDGGLVPSKAGFGFNTNSPNNQWRKDGVAILPGSGPGNLPGAHNTFAGYGLAWANASNTPLRGTKLQGYEGGIRTPLVVRWPKVVRKHDSITDQPGHVFDFMATFLDIANASYPAEFKARKPLPVEGQSLLPIFAGRQRATYKDLCWSLPQHHAIRSGSWKAIRPRTGGPWELFDLAADGTETVDRAAQEPLRVTELARRFEAWRHRVGAD; translated from the coding sequence ATGCGAACATCCTTCTTGCTGCTGACATTGGTCTGGTTCGTCGCTGCAGCAGCGGCCGCAGAACCATCTCCCAACATCATCTTGGTTTTGGCCGATGATCTCGGCTGGTCGGACATCGGCTGTTATGGCGGCGAGATGGAAACTCCGCATATCGACTCCTTGGCCCGCGCTGGTCTGCGGTTCACGCAGTTCTATAACAACGCCATCTGCGGACCGACGCGAGCTTCGCTGCTGACGGGGCTCTATTGCCAGCAATTGGGGCATCGGGGCGATCGGTGGAATGAACCGATGGACTTCAATAAGTGCCTGACCTTGGGCGAAGTACTGCAGCAGGCCGACTATCAAACGATGATGGTGGGCAAATGGCAAAGCCTCGATTCACCGCTCGATCGTGGCTTCGATCGCTTCTTTGGTCCCATGTGCCAGGCAAAGATCAGCTACTTTCACGAAGTGCAAGGGAATCCCTACTACCTCGATCGCCAGCGTGTGGAACTGCCGAAGGACTTCTATCTAACCGAGGCCTTGAACGATCATGCGGACATATTCTTGGACGAGGCACTCGCAAAAGACAAGCCGTTCTTTTTGTACGTTGCCCACCTGGCTCCGCACTGGCCGCTGCATGCGCGGAAAGCAGAAGTTGCTCGCTTTCGCGAACGTTACCGAAAGTTGGGTTGGGATCAGGTCCGCGCCCAGCGATTCGAGGCTCAGCAACGCGCAGGCTTGGTTCCTGCCGGCTGGAACCTGGCCGCGCGACTACCGGGCATTCGCGACTGGGAGACAGAACCTCTCCCAGATTGGCAAGCAGAGCGAATGGCCGTCTATGCAGCGCAGGTCGCAGGCATCGATCGCGGTGTTGGCCGAATTCTGCAAAAACTGAAAGCTGCCGGCAAAGAAGACAACACGCTCGTGATGTTCTTATCTGACAACGGGGCCGCGCCGGACGGCGGACTCGTTCCAAGCAAGGCTGGCTTCGGTTTCAACACCAATTCGCCGAACAATCAATGGCGAAAGGACGGCGTGGCGATTTTGCCGGGGAGCGGGCCCGGCAATCTTCCAGGCGCCCACAACACCTTCGCTGGTTACGGACTGGCTTGGGCCAACGCCAGCAATACGCCGCTGCGTGGCACAAAATTGCAAGGCTACGAAGGAGGGATCCGCACACCGCTGGTTGTTCGTTGGCCCAAAGTCGTGCGCAAGCACGATTCAATTACCGACCAACCAGGCCACGTGTTCGACTTCATGGCGACATTCCTCGACATCGCCAATGCCAGTTACCCGGCCGAGTTCAAAGCCCGCAAGCCGTTGCCGGTCGAAGGTCAGAGCCTGTTGCCCATCTTCGCCGGTCGCCAGCGCGCCACGTACAAGGATCTGTGCTGGAGTCTGCCGCAGCACCATGCGATTCGAAGCGGATCGTGGAAGGCCATCAGGCCGCGGACTGGCGGACCTTGGGAGCTGTTTGACCTGGCGGCGGATGGAACTGAAACCGTCGACCGCGCCGCACAAGAACCGTTGCGAGTGACCGAACTGGCGCGCCGTTTTGAAGCCTGGCGCCACCGAGTGGGAGCCGATTAA
- a CDS encoding PAS domain S-box protein, whose product MHPDSAQVPRWPAVGTDQPTAVDHDQVLAEVFRRSPSFMAVLRGPDHVFELANDAYRSLVGQRQLIGRAVRDAFPELAGQGYFELLDRVYATGEVFSGTNLQAFLHQRDDAQPVEIRLDLVYQPLRDERGQVTGIFAHGVDLTQHHLAEQSRRQLVNEIAQQANVYETTLSSISDFAYTFNRAGRFLYANKPLADLLAMRPAEIVGKNFFDLNYPPELAAKLQQQIEQVFATGEGLADETAFTGAAGESGYFEYIFRPVFDLDGRVVVVAGSTRDITQRKLAEEPLRASEARFRAIFDQAAVGMVEFDTFGVVTRTNETFCRIVGRNTSEVVGVTSAHYSHPEDVRIGIEAIRQIAEKTAHRASFEKRYIRSDGTIVWARATLSPLFDASGQLLRLMGIVEDISEQKSAEDRLRFLMHLSDTVRPLINPDEIMATSAQLLGEFLDVDRCAYAEIEADQDAMLLAGNFTRGTKSLVGRMRFSDFGAEAIRLMQGNQPYVVYDIDSHVPTVDVAAYRAAEIQAVICIPLHKAGKFVAAMAVHQTQPRVWTNDEIQIVQAVATRCWESIERARVTRHYRDSEQRYRTFVDTVSSVVWLTDPDGNMVGENPSWCGFTGQSWEGCRGFGWLSAIHPDDQQRTSRIWREAIVTRQMYECEYRLRRHDGVYRYVIARGAPVLLADGTVKEWVGNCTDNHDQRMLVEQNQRLLESERAARSEAERTGRMKDEFLATLSHELRTPLSAILGWAQLLQHADIAGSEAKEGLATIERNARIQAQLIDDLLDMSRIISGKIRLDVQTVDLPTVITAAINTVRHSAEAKRIVVRTILDSHAGPIAGDPHRLQQIVWNLLSNSIKFTPAAGKIEVILRRVDSHVEISVADSGVGIQPEFVPHVFERFRQADASISRSFSGLGLGLAIVKQLVELHGGSIHVASEGEGRGSTFTVLLPVSLTLSRDVQPLQPADRARTPSAAVKSQAAWVQPNLQGVKVLLVDDERDARELARRILTDCQAEVLLAPSGEAALQLLGTATPDVIVSDIGMPELDGYELMRRVRAQGITMPAAALTAFARAEDRTQALLAGFQTHITKPVDPRELMATVATLVGRTGNK is encoded by the coding sequence ATGCATCCCGATTCTGCACAGGTTCCCCGGTGGCCGGCGGTGGGTACCGATCAACCCACGGCCGTTGACCACGATCAAGTCCTGGCCGAAGTATTCCGCCGCTCCCCTTCGTTCATGGCCGTACTGCGCGGTCCCGATCATGTTTTCGAACTCGCCAACGATGCTTACCGGTCGCTCGTGGGGCAGCGGCAGTTGATTGGCCGCGCGGTGCGCGACGCGTTCCCTGAATTGGCCGGGCAAGGCTATTTCGAACTACTCGACCGCGTCTATGCCACCGGAGAAGTTTTTTCGGGAACAAATCTGCAAGCATTTCTGCATCAGCGCGACGACGCGCAGCCCGTTGAGATTCGGCTTGACCTGGTCTATCAGCCGCTGCGCGATGAGCGTGGGCAAGTAACCGGCATCTTTGCCCACGGCGTTGACCTCACCCAACATCATCTGGCCGAACAATCGCGGCGGCAGTTGGTCAACGAGATTGCCCAGCAAGCGAATGTCTATGAGACGACCCTCTCGTCGATCAGTGATTTTGCCTACACGTTCAATCGCGCGGGACGATTTCTGTATGCCAACAAGCCGCTGGCCGATTTGCTGGCGATGCGCCCCGCAGAGATCGTCGGCAAGAACTTCTTTGACCTCAATTATCCACCCGAGCTCGCCGCCAAACTACAGCAGCAAATCGAGCAGGTCTTTGCCACTGGGGAAGGGCTCGCCGACGAAACCGCGTTCACCGGCGCAGCGGGAGAATCCGGTTACTTCGAATACATTTTTCGTCCGGTGTTCGATCTCGACGGGCGAGTGGTGGTGGTTGCTGGATCGACCCGCGACATCACGCAGCGAAAACTAGCGGAGGAACCTCTCCGCGCGAGCGAAGCCCGGTTTCGCGCGATTTTCGACCAGGCAGCAGTCGGCATGGTCGAGTTCGATACGTTCGGCGTGGTCACGCGCACGAACGAAACGTTTTGCCGCATCGTCGGGCGTAACACATCAGAAGTTGTCGGCGTTACTTCCGCGCACTACTCGCATCCAGAGGATGTACGAATCGGCATCGAAGCGATTCGGCAAATCGCAGAAAAGACGGCTCACCGCGCTTCGTTCGAAAAGCGCTACATCCGCTCCGATGGCACCATCGTCTGGGCGCGGGCGACACTGTCGCCGCTGTTCGATGCCAGCGGTCAGTTACTGCGCTTGATGGGAATCGTCGAAGACATTTCCGAGCAAAAGAGTGCGGAAGATCGCCTCCGCTTCTTGATGCACTTGAGCGATACCGTTCGTCCGCTGATTAATCCCGATGAGATCATGGCGACCTCGGCGCAACTACTCGGCGAATTCCTCGACGTGGATCGCTGCGCCTACGCGGAGATTGAGGCGGACCAGGATGCCATGCTGCTGGCCGGCAATTTCACCCGCGGCACCAAAAGTCTCGTTGGCCGCATGCGGTTTTCGGACTTCGGTGCCGAAGCGATCCGGTTGATGCAGGGCAATCAGCCGTACGTGGTGTACGACATCGATAGCCATGTGCCGACCGTCGATGTGGCGGCCTATCGCGCTGCGGAAATCCAGGCCGTGATTTGCATTCCGCTGCATAAAGCGGGCAAGTTCGTGGCCGCGATGGCCGTGCATCAAACGCAGCCGCGGGTTTGGACGAACGATGAAATCCAGATTGTGCAGGCGGTTGCGACGCGCTGTTGGGAGTCGATCGAGCGGGCGCGCGTCACGCGGCACTATCGCGATAGCGAACAGCGGTATCGCACGTTCGTCGATACGGTCTCGTCGGTGGTCTGGCTCACCGATCCCGACGGAAATATGGTCGGAGAGAATCCCTCTTGGTGCGGCTTCACGGGGCAGAGTTGGGAGGGGTGCCGTGGCTTTGGTTGGTTGAGCGCGATTCACCCCGACGATCAGCAGCGCACCTCGAGGATTTGGCGTGAGGCGATTGTGACTCGACAGATGTACGAATGCGAATATCGGTTGCGGCGGCACGATGGCGTTTATCGCTATGTGATTGCTCGCGGTGCGCCGGTGCTACTGGCCGATGGCACGGTGAAAGAGTGGGTCGGCAATTGCACCGACAATCACGACCAGCGGATGCTCGTGGAGCAGAACCAGCGACTTCTCGAATCAGAACGGGCCGCCCGCTCGGAAGCGGAACGAACCGGCCGCATGAAGGACGAGTTTCTCGCCACGCTTAGTCACGAATTGCGAACCCCACTGAGCGCTATTCTCGGCTGGGCTCAACTCTTGCAGCATGCCGATATCGCTGGCAGCGAAGCAAAGGAAGGTCTCGCGACCATCGAGCGTAACGCCCGCATTCAAGCTCAACTGATCGACGACCTGCTCGATATGAGCCGCATTATCTCCGGCAAGATCAGGCTCGATGTGCAGACCGTCGACTTGCCGACGGTCATCACGGCAGCCATCAATACCGTCCGTCACAGTGCCGAGGCGAAACGAATCGTTGTGCGCACCATCCTCGATAGTCACGCGGGGCCAATCGCAGGCGATCCTCACCGCTTGCAGCAGATCGTCTGGAATCTGCTGAGTAACTCGATCAAGTTTACGCCCGCTGCGGGAAAGATCGAAGTGATCTTGCGGCGTGTGGATAGCCATGTCGAGATCAGCGTGGCCGATAGTGGCGTTGGCATCCAGCCTGAGTTTGTGCCGCACGTCTTTGAACGATTCCGGCAAGCAGATGCTTCGATCTCGCGAAGCTTTAGCGGACTGGGGCTCGGCCTGGCCATTGTCAAGCAACTGGTGGAGTTGCACGGCGGTTCCATTCACGTCGCCAGCGAAGGAGAAGGTCGCGGCAGTACTTTCACCGTGCTGCTCCCAGTTTCGCTCACGCTGAGTCGCGATGTGCAACCGCTGCAGCCAGCAGACCGCGCGCGAACACCGAGTGCGGCGGTCAAGAGTCAGGCTGCTTGGGTGCAGCCGAATTTGCAAGGGGTGAAGGTGCTGCTGGTCGATGACGAGCGCGATGCCCGCGAACTCGCCCGCCGCATTCTCACCGATTGCCAGGCCGAAGTACTGCTGGCCCCAAGTGGTGAAGCAGCCCTGCAATTGCTTGGTACAGCAACGCCGGATGTCATCGTGAGTGACATCGGCATGCCCGAACTCGATGGCTACGAATTGATGCGCCGGGTGCGGGCCCAAGGAATCACCATGCCCGCAGCTGCGCTCACGGCCTTCGCACGGGCTGAAGATCGGACGCAGGCACTACTTGCGGGCTTCCAAACGCACATCACTAAGCCCGTTGATCCACGGGAACTCATGGCGACTGTGGCCACGCTGGTGGGAAGAACGGGTAACAAATAG
- a CDS encoding mechanosensitive ion channel family protein, with protein sequence MISWEKLLQLMERPFYGNALQHWGLAIAVALGLFVLLKLIQAILASRLKQLNERYATDTGELLVEAVRSVRLWFLLEISLYVGSLLLALPPKTMTILNTLAIVAVLLQAALTGNALLTLVIKGYSHRRLQTDAASVTTVTTLGFLGRLGLWTIVGLLVLQNLGIDVSALVTGLGIGGIAVALAAQNILGDLFGSLAIVLDKPFVLGDFIIVGEQMGTVEKIGIKTTHLRSLAGEQIIISNADLLKSRIRNCKRMQERRIVFAIGVTYQTPPDKLAAISGLLRKVVEDQEPVRFDRAHFKGFGPSSLDFEVVYFVLSPDFNLYMDIQQKINLWLFQKFADEGIEFAYPTQTIFIEPQETDENDKPASANDTASQSKETPAKLIL encoded by the coding sequence ATGATCAGTTGGGAGAAGCTGCTTCAGCTAATGGAACGCCCGTTCTACGGCAATGCTTTGCAGCACTGGGGGCTGGCAATAGCCGTGGCGCTCGGACTGTTTGTCTTGCTCAAGTTGATCCAGGCCATTCTCGCGAGTCGGCTAAAGCAACTGAACGAACGATATGCCACCGACACCGGCGAACTGCTGGTCGAGGCGGTGCGGAGCGTGAGGCTCTGGTTCTTGCTGGAGATCTCGTTGTATGTGGGCTCGCTGCTCCTGGCGCTGCCGCCCAAAACGATGACGATTCTTAATACGCTCGCCATCGTGGCCGTACTGCTGCAGGCGGCACTAACCGGCAATGCTTTGCTGACGTTGGTGATCAAGGGCTACTCGCACCGGCGGTTGCAAACCGATGCCGCCAGTGTGACGACTGTCACCACACTCGGCTTTCTCGGCCGGTTGGGCCTGTGGACGATCGTTGGCTTGCTGGTGCTGCAAAATTTGGGGATCGACGTCAGCGCGCTCGTCACCGGCCTGGGCATTGGTGGCATTGCCGTGGCCTTGGCCGCGCAGAACATCCTGGGCGACCTCTTCGGCTCGCTGGCGATCGTGCTCGACAAGCCCTTTGTGCTCGGCGACTTCATCATTGTCGGCGAGCAGATGGGAACGGTCGAAAAGATCGGCATCAAGACCACGCACCTGCGGAGCCTCGCCGGCGAGCAGATCATCATTTCCAATGCCGACTTGCTCAAGAGCCGAATTCGCAACTGCAAACGGATGCAGGAGCGCCGCATCGTGTTCGCCATTGGCGTCACTTATCAAACACCCCCCGACAAGTTGGCCGCGATCTCTGGTCTGCTCCGAAAAGTAGTCGAGGATCAAGAGCCCGTACGTTTCGACCGGGCACACTTCAAAGGCTTTGGTCCGTCATCGCTGGATTTCGAAGTGGTTTACTTCGTCCTCTCGCCCGACTTCAACCTGTACATGGACATTCAGCAGAAGATTAACCTCTGGCTGTTTCAGAAATTCGCCGACGAAGGAATCGAATTCGCCTACCCGACCCAGACCATCTTTATTGAGCCTCAAGAGACCGACGAGAACGACAAACCCGCGAGCGCGAATGACACCGCCAGCCAAAGCAAAGAGACGCCCGCGAAACTCATCCTTTAA